The Dioscorea cayenensis subsp. rotundata cultivar TDr96_F1 chromosome 19, TDr96_F1_v2_PseudoChromosome.rev07_lg8_w22 25.fasta, whole genome shotgun sequence genome includes a window with the following:
- the LOC120284094 gene encoding 24-methylenesterol C-methyltransferase 2-like: protein MGAVEVKVKCVVDLKMGSITRNKETAGNYTSVPVFVNTLYNLVTDVYEWGWGQSFHFSFSSPNLSYRDAVHIHEKHADDLINAHPGLKVLNVGCEVSGLMRAITARLRSNITRTTINEYQVARVCTHNQKAGLDLICDLVCDNFLSIPSVFSLSLSLTVLVLETIFNR, encoded by the exons ATGGGCGCCGTCGAGGTCAAAGTGAAGTGCGTCGTCGACCTCAAGATGGGTTCCATCACAAGGAATAAG GAGACAGCCGGCAACTATACCAGCGTCCCTGTGTTCGTCAACACCTTGTACAACCTCGTCACCGACGTCTACGAGTGGGGATGGGGCCAAAGCTTCCACTTTTCCTTTTCCAGCCCTAACCTCTCTTACCGCGACGCTGTGCACATCCATGAAAAACACGCTGACGATCTCATCAACGCGCATCCGGGCCTCAAGGTCCTCAACGTTGGGTGCGAAGTCAGTGGTCTGATGCGTGCAATCACGGCCCGCCTCCGTTCCAACATCACGAGAACCACCATCAACGAGTACCAAGTTGCTCGTGTGTGCACTCATAACCAGAAAGCCGGTCTTGACTTAATCTGCGATCTGGTGTGCGACAACTTCCTTTCGATACCCTCcgtcttctctctctctctctccctcactGTGCTTGTGCTAGAAACCATTTTCAATCGGTGA